From the Theobroma cacao cultivar B97-61/B2 chromosome 2, Criollo_cocoa_genome_V2, whole genome shotgun sequence genome, one window contains:
- the LOC18607701 gene encoding SH3 domain-containing protein 2 yields MEAIRKQATRLREQVARQQQAVLKQFGAGGYGGSDNLVTDEAELQQHQKLEKLYISTRAGKHFQRDIVRGVEGYIVTGSKQVEIGTKLSEDSRKYGAENTCTSGNTLSKAALGYGRARAQMEKERGNLLKALGTQVAEPLRAMVMGAPLEDARHLAQRYDRMRQEAEAQAIEVSKRQAKVRETPGNPESVMKLESAETKLQDLKSNMAILGKEAAAAMAAVEAQQQRLTLQRLIAMVEAERTYHQRVLQILDQLEGEMMSERQRIEAPPAPSVDSMPPPPSYEEVNGVYASQTHNGSTDCMGYFLGEVMHPYNGESDVELSLLVGDYVVVRKVTNNGWAEGECKGKAGWFPFGYIERRERVLASKVAEVF; encoded by the exons ATGGAGGCAATCAGAAAACAAGCCACGCGGTTGAGGGAACAAGTCGCCCGACAACAACag GCTGTCCTCAAACAGTTTGGTGCCGGGGGATATGGAGGGTCAGACAATTTAGTTACTGATGAAGCAGAACTCCAGCAACATCAGAAACTTGAGAAGCTTTATATCTCAACGCGTGCTGGCAAG cATTTTCAAAGGGATATTGTTCGTGGTGTAGAAGGATATATTGTGACTGGATCTAAACAAGTGGAAATAG GAACAAAGTTATCTGAGGATAGCAGGAAATATGGTGCTGAAAATACTTGTACCAGTGGCAATACATTATCAAAAGCTGCATTGGGTTATGGACGTGCTCGTGCTCAAATGGAGAAGGAACGTGGGAATTTGTTGAAGGCTCTTGGCACACAG GTAGCTGAGCCATTAAGGGCAATGGTAATGGGAGCTCCATTGGAGGATGCACGGCATCTTGCTCAGCGTTATGACAGAATGCGACAGGAAGCTGAAGCACAG GCGATTGAAGTTTCCAAACGCCAAGCAAAAGTGAGGGAAACACCAGGAAATCCTGAGAGTGTCATGAAATTGGAATCTGCAGAGACAAAACTGCAAGATCTAAAGTCAAACATGGCAATATTGGGAAAAGAAGCTGCTGCAGCAATGGCCGCTGTTGAAGCTCAACAACAGAGGTTGACACTTCAGAGACTTATTGCTATG GTTGAAGCTGAACGTACATATCATCAACGAGTACTTCAGATACTTGATCAGCTTGAAGGCGAG ATGATGTCAGAGCGGCAACGAATTGAAGCACCTCCTGCCCCAAGTGTGGACAGCATGCCTCCACCTCCATCATATGAGGAAGTTAATGGAGTTTATGCTTCTCAAACGCATAATGGCTCAACAGACTGCATGGGATATTTTTTAGGCGAG GTCATGCATCCTTATAATGGTGAATCTGATGTGGAGCTGAGTTTGTTGGTTGGTGACTATGTAGTTGTGCGAAAG GTGACAAACAATGGCTGGGCCGAAGGAGAATGCAAGGGGAAAGCAGGTTGGTTCCCATTTGGATACATTGAAAGAAGGGAGCGTGTTCTTGCAAGCAAAGTAGCAGAAGTTTTCTAG
- the LOC18607702 gene encoding squalene synthase isoform X2 has product MGSLGTLVKHPDDLYPLLKLKMAVRQAGKQIPPEPHWAFCFSMLHKVSRSFALVIQQLHPKLRNAVCIFYLVLRALDTVEDDTSIATDVKVPILIDFHRHIYNRDWHFSCGTKHYKVLMDEFHHVSTAFLELEKGYQVAIEDITKRMGAGMAKFICKEVETVDDYDEYCHYVAGLVGLGLSKLFHASGSEDLASDSLSNSMGLFLQKTNIIRDYLEDINEIPKSRMFWPRQIWSKYVSKLEDLKYEENSVKAVQCLNDMVTNALIHVDDCLKYMSALRDPAIFRFCAIPQIMAIGTLALCYNNIEVFRGVVKMRRGLTAKVIDRTNTMADVYGAFYDFSCMLKAKVDNNDPNAQKTLSRLDLILKTCRDSGVLNKRKSYIIQNQSNYTPLLAVMLFIILAIIMANLSPKWPNN; this is encoded by the exons ATGGGGAGTTTGGGGACACTGGTGAAGCACCCAGATGATCTTTATCCACTATTGAAACTGAAAATGGCAGTAAGGCAAGCTGGGAAACAGATTCCACCAGAGCCTCACTGGGCTTTCTGTTTCTCCATGCTTCACAAAGTCTCTCGTAGTTTCGCACTCGTTATTCAACAGCTTCATCCCAAGCTTAGAAACGCC GTgtgcatattttatttggttctTCGAGCCCTTGATACCGTTG AGGATGACACTAGCATAGCAACAGATGTCAAAGTTCCCATACTGATAGATTTTCATCGTCACATATATAATCGTGACTGGCACTTTTCAT GTGGTACAAAGCACTACAAAGTTCTCATGGACGAGTTTCATCATGTATCTACTGCTTTTCTGGAGCTTGAAAAAGG TTATCAGGTGGCAATTGAGGACATTACAAAAAGAATGGGTGCAGGGATGGCAAAATTTATTTGCAAGGAG GTAGAAACAGTTGATGACTATGATGAATATTGTCACTATGTAGCAGGACTTGTTGGATTAGGTCTGTCCAAACTTTTCCATGCCTCTGGGTCAGAAGATTTGGCTTCAGATTCGCTCTCCAATTCAATGGGTTTATTTCTTCAG AAAACAAATATTATCCGAGATTATCTAGAAGACATTAATGAGATACCAAAGTCACGCATGTTTTGGCCTCGCCAGATTTGGAGTAAATATGTCAGCAAACTTGAG GATTTGAAATATGAGGAAAACTCAGTCAAGGCAGTGCAGTGCCTGAATGACATGGTCACTAATGCTTTAATACATGTGGATGATTGCTTGAAGTACATGTCTGCTTTACGTGATCCTGCAATATTTCGATTTTGTGCTATCCCTCAG ATCATGGCTATTGGAACACTAGCCTTGTGCTACAACAACATTGAAGTCTTCAGAGGTGTTGTGAAAATGAGACGTG GTCTCACTGCGAAAGTCATTGACCGAACAAACACAATGGCTGATGTCTATGGTGCTTTCTATGATTTTTCTTGCATGTTGAAAGCCAAG GTTGACAACAATGATCCTAATGCACAAAAAACATTGAGCAGACTTGATTTAATCCTGAAAACTTGCAGAGACTCAGGGGTCCTGAACAAAAG GAAATCTTACATAATTCAGAATCAGTCCAATTATACTCCTCTTCTG GCTGTCATGCTTTTCATTATATTGGCCATCATTATGGCTAATCTTAGTCCCAAGTGGCCAAATAACTA G
- the LOC18607702 gene encoding squalene synthase isoform X1 produces MGSLGALVRNPDDFYPLFKLKMAARHAEKQIPSKPHWAFCFSMLLKVSRSFAFVIQQLDTKLRNAVCIFYLVLRALDTVEDDTSIATDVKVPILIDFHRHIYNRDWHFSCGTKHYKVLMDEFHHVSTAFLELEKGYQVAIEDITKRMGAGMAKFICKEVETVDDYDEYCHYVAGLVGLGLSKLFHASGSEDLASDSLSNSMGLFLQKTNIIRDYLEDINEIPKSRMFWPRQIWSKYVSKLEDLKYEENSVKAVQCLNDMVTNALIHVDDCLKYMSALRDPAIFRFCAIPQIMAIGTLALCYNNIEVFRGVVKMRRGLTAKVIDRTNTMADVYGAFYDFSCMLKAKVDNNDPNAQKTLSRLDLILKTCRDSGVLNKRKSYIIQNQSNYTPLLAVMLFIILAIIMANLSPKWPNN; encoded by the exons atgGGGAGTTTGGGAGCGCTTGTGAGAAACCCAGATGATTTTTATCCATTGTTCAAGCTGAAAATGGCCGCGAGGCATGCGGAGAAACAGATCCCATCAAAGCCTCACTGGGCTTTCTGTTTCTCTATGCTTCTCAAAGTTTCTCGTAGTTTCGCTTTCGTTATTCAACAGCTTGACACCAAGCTTAGAAACGCC GTgtgcatattttatttggttctTCGAGCCCTTGATACCGTTG AGGATGACACTAGCATAGCAACAGATGTCAAAGTTCCCATACTGATAGATTTTCATCGTCACATATATAATCGTGACTGGCACTTTTCAT GTGGTACAAAGCACTACAAAGTTCTCATGGACGAGTTTCATCATGTATCTACTGCTTTTCTGGAGCTTGAAAAAGG TTATCAGGTGGCAATTGAGGACATTACAAAAAGAATGGGTGCAGGGATGGCAAAATTTATTTGCAAGGAG GTAGAAACAGTTGATGACTATGATGAATATTGTCACTATGTAGCAGGACTTGTTGGATTAGGTCTGTCCAAACTTTTCCATGCCTCTGGGTCAGAAGATTTGGCTTCAGATTCGCTCTCCAATTCAATGGGTTTATTTCTTCAG AAAACAAATATTATCCGAGATTATCTAGAAGACATTAATGAGATACCAAAGTCACGCATGTTTTGGCCTCGCCAGATTTGGAGTAAATATGTCAGCAAACTTGAG GATTTGAAATATGAGGAAAACTCAGTCAAGGCAGTGCAGTGCCTGAATGACATGGTCACTAATGCTTTAATACATGTGGATGATTGCTTGAAGTACATGTCTGCTTTACGTGATCCTGCAATATTTCGATTTTGTGCTATCCCTCAG ATCATGGCTATTGGAACACTAGCCTTGTGCTACAACAACATTGAAGTCTTCAGAGGTGTTGTGAAAATGAGACGTG GTCTCACTGCGAAAGTCATTGACCGAACAAACACAATGGCTGATGTCTATGGTGCTTTCTATGATTTTTCTTGCATGTTGAAAGCCAAG GTTGACAACAATGATCCTAATGCACAAAAAACATTGAGCAGACTTGATTTAATCCTGAAAACTTGCAGAGACTCAGGGGTCCTGAACAAAAG GAAATCTTACATAATTCAGAATCAGTCCAATTATACTCCTCTTCTG GCTGTCATGCTTTTCATTATATTGGCCATCATTATGGCTAATCTTAGTCCCAAGTGGCCAAATAACTA G
- the LOC18607703 gene encoding protein DETOXIFICATION 46, chloroplastic: protein MQAKALLTHPSPTPPLQNPNLKLRPSPPLFTKKSTLSTPRFHQSFLRSFSRNFVPQNQSSKLKRYCISLGQELNFESNEALVEEEEEEKEEDEEEVRVEIEAEGLANQSIWNQMKEIVMFTGPASGLWICGPLMSLIDTAVIGQGSSIELAALGPATVVCDYMGYVFMFLSVATSNMVATSLARRDKNEVQHQISILLFIGLICGFLMLFFTRLFGSQAITAFSGTKNAHLVPAGNTYVQIRGLAWPAVLVGWVAQSASLGMKDSWGPLKALAVASAINGIGDVVLCIFLGYGIAGAAWATMVSQVVAAYMMIEALNKKGYNAFSISIPSLNELMAVLTLAAPVFVTMMSKVAFYSLLIYFATSMGTHTVAAHQVMLQTLGMCTVWGEPLSQTAQSFMPELICGVNRNLSKARVLLKSLFTIGATLGLVLGIIGTAVPCFFPNIFTPDPKVIQEMHKVLLPYFLALAVTPSTHSLEGTLLAGRELRFISLSMSGCFAFGALILLLVSTRGYGLPGCWFALVGFQWARFSLSLQRLLSPNGILYSEDLRQYEVKKLRAA, encoded by the exons ATGCAAGCCAAGGCCCTCCTAACTCATCCTTCTCCCACTCCTCCTCTCCAAAACCCTAACCTGAAACTCCGTCCTTCCCCTCCTCTGTTCACTAAGAAATCCACTCTCTCAACCCCTCGTTTTCACCAATCCTTTTTACGATCTTTTTCACGCAATTTTGTCCCCCAGAATCAAAGTAGTAAACTGAAACGTTACTGCATTAGCCTTGGCCAAGAACTAAATTTTGAAAGCAATGAAGCTTtggttgaagaagaagaagaagaaaaagaggaggATGAGGAGGAGGTGAGAGTGGAAATTGAGGCAGAAGGATTAGCAAATCAGAGCATATGGAATCAAATGAAGGAGATTGTGATGTTTACTGGACCTGCTAGTGGGCTTTGGATCTGCGGGCCATTGATGAGCCTCATTGACACTGCGGTTATTGGCCAAGGAAGCTCAATTGAGCTTGCTGCTTTAG GTCCCGCAACGGTTGTTTGTGATTATATGGGTTACGTGTTTATGTTCCTTTCAGTTGCTACTTCCAATATGGTGGCCACTTCCCTTGCTAGACGG GATAAAAATGAAGTCCAGCATCAGATATCTATCCTGCTTTTTATTGGGTTGATTTGTGGATTCTTGATGCTTTTCTTTACAAGATTATTTGGTTCACAGGCCATAACTG CTTTTTCTGGGACAAAGAACGCACATCTTGTACCTGCTGGAAACACATACGTTCAG ATTAGAGGTCTAGCATGGCCAGCAGTTCTTGTTGGATGGGTTGCTCAAAGTGCCAG TCTTGGTATGAAAGATTCCTGGGGACCATTGAAAGCTTTGGCAGTTGCCAGTGCCATAAATGGCATTGGTGATGTTGTCCTCTGCATCTTTTTAGGCTATGGTATTGCTGGTGCAGCATGGGCAACAATGGTTTCACAG GTTGTTGCAGCTTATATGATGATTGAAGCTCTGAACAAGAAAGGGTACAATGCATTTTCCATCTCCATTCCATCACTCAATGAGCTGATGGCTGTGCTAACGCTTGCTGCTCCAGTGTTTGTAACTATGATGTCAAAG GTAGCTTTTTACTCTCTGCTTATATATTTTGCCACGTCTATGGGCACACATACTGTTGCTGCTCATCAG GTCATGCTTCAAACACTTGGCATGTGCACTGTATGGGGTGAGCCTCTCTCTCAAACTGCACAGTCATTTATGCCTGAGTTGATATGTGGAGTCAATCGTAATCTGTCAAAG GCTAGAGTGCTGCTGAAATCACTTTTCACAATTGGTGCTACACTTGGACTGGTATTAGGGATTATTGGAACTGCAGTTCCTTGTTTCTTTCCCAATATCTTTACACCTGATCCCAAGGTCATACAGGAG ATGCACAAGGTGCTGTTACCATACTTTCTGGCATTAGCTGTGACCCCAAGCACTCACAGCCTTGAAGGCACTTTGCTA GCTGGACGAGAGCTTAGATTTATTAGCTTGTCAATGAGTGGATGCTTTGCTTTTGGTGCACTTATACTGCTG CTTGTCAGTACTAGAGGATATGGCTTGCCAGGGTGCTGGTTTGCACTTGTGGGGTTCCAATGG GCTCGATTCTCCCTCTCCCTTCAACGTCTTCTTTCTCCCAATGGCATACTCTACTCTGAAGATTTGAGACAGTATGAAGTGAAGAAGCTGAGAGCGGCTTAG